Proteins encoded in a region of the Stieleria neptunia genome:
- a CDS encoding DNA-methyltransferase translates to MPETTTATLSANQIHQGDCIEKLAQIRQGTIDLVFADPPFNIGYSYDVYDDQQSHTDYLNFCRDWISGVHQALKPDGSFWLAIGDEYAAELKLLSQEIGFSCRSWIVWYYTFGVNCVRGFSRSHTHLFHFVKDPEQFTFNGDNPTVRVPSARQLVYADARANTRGRLPDNTWILRPQDAPQLGFSPSHDTWYFARVAGTFKEREGFHGCQMPEQLLGRIIRVSSNPGDLVLDPFGGSGTTLVVAKKLGRQFMGIELSEDYATRIKERLSACGAGDPLDGPADPINSAPTTSKGKQRTKFRNGRPVIPLDEKNERVIQAAFEDVSKAHSAEELLFDPIRNALFVRYCKDAKLLGDARTWNEFLLQLSREERLVGEGKHKKVSLKTLLPCCDAAEIAFQMLSVDYAMNLEQILCTPDAAAEFDQIAQAFGDGHSLIDARAAIWHFRRIATNDKITRAAKKRAVEFSKQDAPAAQAIEAFLENGGDEPVAGVYAISDPDSVLFIGQTTDIAARLKQIRVSEGWNKFEPTEVQVWPIDDVKEALVYRCLLVTRYKPWLNAHFLHQPIATTLF, encoded by the coding sequence ATGCCCGAGACCACCACCGCAACGCTCTCCGCCAATCAAATCCATCAAGGCGATTGCATCGAAAAACTGGCCCAGATCCGACAGGGCACGATCGATCTTGTCTTCGCCGACCCGCCCTTCAACATCGGCTACAGCTACGACGTCTACGACGACCAGCAGTCGCACACCGATTACTTGAACTTTTGCCGCGACTGGATCAGCGGTGTTCACCAGGCGCTCAAACCGGACGGATCGTTCTGGTTGGCGATCGGTGACGAATACGCCGCGGAACTGAAATTGCTGTCCCAGGAAATCGGGTTCTCGTGCCGGTCCTGGATCGTCTGGTACTACACCTTTGGCGTGAATTGTGTCCGCGGGTTTAGTCGCTCGCACACCCATCTGTTCCACTTCGTCAAAGACCCCGAACAGTTCACGTTCAACGGCGACAACCCGACGGTGCGAGTTCCCTCGGCCCGGCAACTGGTGTATGCCGACGCGCGGGCCAACACCCGGGGACGGCTGCCCGACAACACCTGGATCTTGCGTCCCCAAGATGCGCCCCAGTTAGGATTCAGTCCCTCGCACGACACCTGGTACTTCGCCCGCGTTGCCGGGACCTTCAAAGAGCGCGAGGGTTTTCATGGGTGTCAAATGCCCGAACAGTTGCTCGGTCGAATCATCCGGGTTTCCAGCAACCCCGGCGACCTCGTGCTGGACCCCTTCGGCGGCAGCGGCACGACGCTGGTGGTCGCCAAAAAGCTGGGGCGTCAATTCATGGGAATTGAACTCTCCGAAGACTACGCCACTCGGATCAAAGAACGATTGTCGGCATGCGGCGCGGGCGATCCACTGGACGGGCCGGCCGATCCGATCAACAGTGCGCCGACGACGTCCAAGGGAAAACAACGCACGAAGTTTCGCAACGGACGTCCGGTGATTCCACTGGACGAAAAAAACGAACGCGTCATCCAAGCCGCCTTCGAGGACGTTTCGAAAGCGCATAGCGCCGAGGAACTGCTGTTCGATCCGATCCGCAATGCACTGTTCGTTCGCTACTGCAAAGACGCCAAACTGCTCGGTGACGCGCGGACCTGGAACGAGTTTCTGTTGCAGCTCTCGCGCGAAGAACGACTGGTCGGTGAAGGCAAACACAAGAAGGTTTCGCTCAAGACCCTCCTGCCGTGCTGCGACGCCGCCGAAATCGCGTTTCAAATGCTTTCGGTCGACTACGCCATGAACTTGGAACAGATCCTTTGCACGCCCGATGCGGCCGCCGAGTTCGATCAAATCGCCCAAGCGTTCGGCGACGGCCATTCCTTGATCGACGCCCGCGCGGCCATCTGGCACTTCCGACGCATCGCGACCAACGACAAAATCACCCGAGCGGCCAAGAAACGCGCCGTCGAGTTTTCGAAGCAGGACGCCCCCGCCGCTCAAGCCATCGAGGCCTTTCTCGAAAACGGTGGCGACGAACCGGTCGCCGGCGTGTATGCGATCTCCGACCCCGACTCGGTTTTGTTTATCGGCCAGACGACCGATATCGCCGCGCGACTGAAACAGATCCGCGTCAGTGAAGGATGGAACAAATTTGAACCGACCGAAGTTCAGGTTTGGCCGATCGACGATGTCAAAGAGGCGTTGGTGTATCGCTGTTTGTTGGTCACGCGGTATAAACCATGGCTGAACGCCCATTTCTTGCATCAACCGATCGCGACTACACTCTTCTAA
- a CDS encoding phosphatidylglycerophosphatase and protein-tyrosine phosphatase 1 family protein: protein MFARLYARTVFWPTLAWNFLLARVLRRRHWWSRIDSHVIVGAYPFAADVASLRGEGVRAVVNTCEEYKGPILQYEQHGIEQLHIPTTDFTHPRLADVEAAVEFIQKYKLQHDTVYIHCKAGRARSATIALCWLIKYRGMTAEQAQAHLLAARPHINPRLTSRPVVQQFQASLKAAESEAGLFPAIEEPLGAGSPPDIEKPDILL, encoded by the coding sequence TTGTTTGCTCGACTCTACGCTCGCACCGTGTTTTGGCCGACACTCGCCTGGAATTTCCTTCTCGCGCGGGTGTTGCGTCGTCGTCATTGGTGGAGCCGAATCGATAGCCACGTGATCGTCGGCGCCTACCCGTTCGCCGCCGACGTGGCGTCGTTGCGAGGCGAAGGCGTCCGCGCGGTGGTCAACACGTGCGAAGAGTACAAGGGGCCGATCCTCCAGTATGAGCAACACGGCATTGAGCAGTTGCACATCCCCACGACCGACTTCACCCACCCTCGCCTGGCCGACGTCGAAGCCGCCGTGGAGTTTATCCAGAAGTACAAACTGCAACACGACACCGTTTACATTCACTGCAAGGCGGGCCGCGCCCGCAGCGCGACGATCGCCCTGTGCTGGTTGATCAAGTACCGCGGCATGACGGCCGAGCAGGCCCAAGCGCACCTGTTGGCCGCGCGCCCCCACATCAATCCCAGACTGACCAGCCGCCCGGTCGTCCAACAGTTCCAGGCCTCACTCAAGGCCGCGGAAAGCGAAGCAGGTCTTTTCCCCGCAATTGAAGAGCCCCTGGGTGCCGGCAGCCCCCCGGACATCGAAAAACCCGATATCCTGTTGTAG
- a CDS encoding UbiA family prenyltransferase yields the protein MTVDSPRPLVAWMQLVRLPNVFTVLADVGAAFLLVGGGPLPAARFALVLAAGVALYWAGMILNDVFDLEKDKAERKSRPIASGAISVSAAKSAGWGCLILGVLLAAASGFVPAAGHATTWLPAAIAVALAGLIVAYDGPLKPTPIAPAAMGGCRVLSFLLGASPLLEITEGVPVVPRYVLAIALGFGVYVMGITTVARDEAIGGHRVNLRTGFVVMMIGGVMLAVAPGFATAQTRIGWAIPSTSQFGMLIGLIFLPIALRGLRAQLQPEPAVIGNLIRISILTIIPLSAAFAFLGAGPVWGVTVFALVVPALLLATRLRVT from the coding sequence TTGACTGTTGATTCACCTCGTCCGCTCGTCGCCTGGATGCAGCTCGTTCGTCTGCCCAACGTGTTCACGGTCTTGGCCGACGTCGGGGCTGCGTTTCTGCTCGTCGGTGGCGGTCCGTTACCGGCCGCCCGGTTCGCCCTGGTGCTCGCCGCCGGGGTCGCGCTGTATTGGGCGGGGATGATCCTCAACGATGTGTTTGATCTAGAGAAAGACAAGGCGGAGCGGAAGTCGCGTCCGATCGCCAGCGGCGCGATTTCGGTCTCTGCCGCCAAGTCCGCCGGTTGGGGATGTTTGATCCTGGGCGTATTGTTGGCCGCGGCGTCGGGGTTTGTCCCAGCGGCCGGTCATGCCACGACCTGGTTGCCGGCGGCGATCGCGGTGGCCCTGGCCGGTTTGATCGTGGCGTATGACGGGCCCTTGAAACCGACGCCGATCGCGCCGGCGGCGATGGGTGGCTGCCGCGTGCTCAGTTTTCTCTTGGGTGCTTCTCCGCTGTTGGAGATCACCGAGGGAGTCCCCGTGGTGCCGCGCTACGTGCTGGCCATCGCGTTGGGATTCGGCGTCTACGTGATGGGAATCACCACGGTGGCCCGCGACGAGGCGATCGGTGGGCATCGGGTCAACCTGAGGACCGGATTCGTCGTGATGATGATCGGCGGGGTGATGTTGGCAGTCGCGCCAGGTTTCGCCACGGCCCAGACGCGGATCGGCTGGGCGATTCCATCAACCAGCCAGTTCGGGATGTTGATCGGGCTGATCTTCCTGCCGATCGCGCTGCGCGGGTTGCGTGCTCAGTTGCAACCCGAACCGGCGGTGATCGGAAATCTGATCCGCATCAGCATCCTGACGATCATTCCGCTGTCGGCGGCCTTCGCATTTTTGGGGGCCGGCCCCGTCTGGGGTGTGACCGTGTTTGCGCTCGTGGTGCCGGCGCTGTTGCTCGCGACACGTTTGCGGGTGACCTGA
- a CDS encoding outer membrane protein assembly factor BamB family protein yields the protein MTDQPCHQRGWTLRQHFLSAAVVTGSLVAAAAGTTAADWTRFLGPGGNSISSDSAQIPETWSDTENVKWKVSLPGQGVSSPIVVAGKVFATSYSGYGTGGEDEQIQDLKRHLSCYDAVTGEALWSKAIDAVQPEDPYSGMGVPAHGYASHTPTSDGKRVFAFFGKSGVIAFDLDGNEIWRKSVGTGSGQQRWGSASSPIVYRSDSQSLVIVNASDESETLFAFDAATGDEVWKTPAGDLASTWSTPNLVQAGDRTDLVITVPGEVWGLNPETGKLRWYSRGTTDNTASASPIVVDDVVIAVGGRSGDAVAVKAGGKGDVNGSHVVWDANIPGRFATPIAHDGHLYVFNSGVLSCYDATTGERVNQRRLSASRGGGGGGGGRPGGPGGDRGPGGDRGPGGDRGPGADRGQGDRGRGGFGGRPGGGGRGGFGDRRGQEYATPVLADGKIYVVAPGGEVYVVNATPEMELRHTNTLSDDSGFSGSPAVSEGRLYLRSGSALYCIAE from the coding sequence ATGACCGATCAACCCTGCCACCAACGTGGGTGGACATTACGGCAGCATTTCCTTTCGGCCGCCGTTGTGACGGGAAGCCTGGTTGCCGCCGCTGCGGGGACGACCGCCGCGGATTGGACCCGATTTTTGGGTCCGGGGGGCAATTCCATCAGTTCCGATTCGGCACAGATCCCCGAAACCTGGAGCGACACCGAGAACGTCAAATGGAAAGTCAGCCTGCCCGGCCAAGGGGTGTCCAGCCCAATCGTCGTTGCCGGAAAAGTCTTTGCGACCAGCTACTCGGGATACGGAACCGGCGGTGAAGACGAACAGATCCAGGACTTGAAGCGACATTTGTCGTGCTACGACGCGGTGACCGGCGAGGCGTTGTGGAGCAAGGCGATTGACGCGGTGCAGCCCGAGGATCCGTACAGCGGGATGGGGGTGCCGGCTCACGGCTACGCCAGCCATACGCCGACCAGCGATGGCAAACGCGTGTTCGCGTTCTTCGGAAAAAGCGGGGTGATCGCGTTTGACCTGGACGGCAACGAGATCTGGCGAAAGAGCGTCGGGACGGGCAGCGGTCAACAGCGTTGGGGTTCGGCATCGAGCCCGATCGTCTATCGGTCCGATTCACAGAGCTTGGTGATCGTCAACGCATCGGACGAAAGCGAAACCCTGTTCGCCTTCGACGCCGCGACGGGAGACGAGGTTTGGAAAACACCGGCGGGCGATTTGGCCAGCACCTGGAGCACCCCGAATCTGGTCCAAGCCGGCGACCGAACCGATCTGGTGATCACCGTCCCGGGTGAAGTCTGGGGGCTGAATCCGGAAACCGGCAAACTGCGCTGGTACTCGCGTGGCACGACCGACAACACCGCCTCGGCCAGCCCGATCGTGGTCGACGACGTCGTGATCGCGGTGGGAGGTCGCAGCGGCGATGCGGTCGCCGTCAAAGCGGGCGGCAAGGGCGACGTCAACGGCTCCCATGTCGTCTGGGATGCGAACATCCCCGGACGTTTCGCCACGCCCATCGCCCACGACGGCCACCTCTACGTTTTCAATAGCGGCGTGCTGTCCTGTTACGACGCAACGACGGGCGAGCGGGTCAACCAGCGACGACTGTCGGCCAGCCGCGGCGGTGGTGGTGGCGGCGGTGGACGCCCCGGCGGCCCGGGTGGTGATCGCGGCCCGGGTGGTGATCGCGGCCCAGGTGGTGATCGCGGTCCAGGCGCCGATCGTGGGCAGGGTGATCGAGGCCGCGGCGGATTCGGCGGACGGCCCGGTGGCGGTGGCCGCGGCGGGTTCGGCGATCGACGCGGCCAGGAGTACGCGACGCCGGTGTTGGCCGACGGCAAGATTTACGTCGTCGCACCCGGCGGGGAAGTCTATGTCGTCAACGCCACGCCAGAGATGGAATTGCGGCACACCAACACGCTGAGCGACGACTCGGGCTTTTCCGGTTCCCCGGCGGTCAGCGAGGGCCGGCTTTATCTGCGTAGCGGGTCGGCGCTGTACTGCATCGCCGAGTGA
- a CDS encoding TlpA disulfide reductase family protein: MKRIALFAVCCAVVAALTLRPAEAEPSLGIGSKAPALDIEHYFHEDDTRVTQFEDGKVYVVEFWATWCGPCIASMPHLSELQTKHRNDGVQIISVSDETVDEVEALLAKPYPGQKASFAEVTAAYTLTTDPDGSTQRDYMEAAGQNGIPTSFIVGKQGVVEWIGHPGELDEPLTAVLDDSWDREAFKADMEREQKFQEILQGLDQLAGRGRFEDASTMLADQIAQASDAELKERLTTVQRVVQPQFNFMAGKATEADYAFYREERKATQGNPQALFRHAMTLYNIVQNGGKIGPLGEEVVAALATEMENVEDDGKVAILELIARLHAVDQRWDEAIKAAEQGVELADGVSRSQKQRMTLLLDDLKSNAEEKSAGGAEDAAQPATEE; this comes from the coding sequence ATGAAACGTATTGCCCTGTTTGCCGTTTGCTGTGCAGTCGTCGCCGCTTTGACGCTGCGACCTGCCGAAGCCGAGCCCTCGCTGGGGATCGGGTCGAAGGCTCCCGCATTGGATATCGAGCATTATTTCCACGAAGACGACACCCGTGTCACTCAATTCGAAGACGGCAAGGTCTACGTGGTTGAGTTTTGGGCGACGTGGTGTGGTCCCTGTATCGCCAGCATGCCGCACTTGTCCGAATTGCAAACCAAGCATCGCAACGACGGCGTCCAGATCATCAGCGTCTCGGATGAGACGGTCGATGAAGTCGAAGCTTTGCTGGCAAAACCCTATCCGGGCCAAAAAGCATCCTTTGCCGAGGTCACCGCCGCCTACACGCTGACGACCGATCCCGACGGATCCACCCAACGCGATTACATGGAAGCGGCCGGCCAGAACGGCATCCCCACGTCCTTCATCGTCGGCAAGCAAGGCGTCGTCGAGTGGATCGGTCACCCGGGAGAACTCGACGAGCCGTTGACCGCGGTTCTGGATGACAGCTGGGATCGCGAGGCGTTCAAAGCGGACATGGAGCGTGAGCAAAAGTTCCAAGAAATCCTGCAAGGCTTGGACCAGCTGGCCGGTCGTGGACGCTTTGAAGACGCCAGCACCATGCTGGCCGATCAAATCGCCCAGGCCAGCGACGCGGAACTGAAAGAACGCTTGACCACCGTGCAACGCGTCGTGCAGCCGCAGTTCAACTTCATGGCCGGCAAAGCCACCGAAGCCGACTATGCGTTCTATCGTGAAGAGCGAAAGGCGACCCAAGGCAACCCGCAAGCGTTGTTCCGCCACGCGATGACGCTTTACAACATCGTTCAGAACGGTGGCAAAATTGGGCCGCTGGGCGAGGAAGTCGTTGCAGCGCTGGCCACAGAGATGGAAAACGTCGAAGACGACGGCAAGGTCGCGATCCTGGAATTGATCGCACGCCTGCATGCGGTCGATCAGCGGTGGGACGAAGCGATCAAGGCTGCCGAGCAGGGAGTCGAGCTTGCCGATGGCGTTTCCAGAAGCCAAAAACAACGCATGACCCTGTTGTTGGACGATTTGAAGTCGAACGCCGAAGAGAAGTCCGCAGGCGGTGCAGAGGATGCGGCCCAACCGGCAACGGAAGAGTGA
- the dprA gene encoding DNA-processing protein DprA: MDGPDTTSAEHRGLDDETVSTLRLAMLPGIGPRTLTALIDCFGSPGRVLAAEASRLAAVPGVGPKLIHTIRTASDHVDTDSILRWCQTHDCDLLCQGRDGYPRPLEDLHDAPPILFAHGTMTRADELAVAIVGTRHATAYGTRQADRLAYGLAKAGVTVVSGLARGIDAAAHEGALSAGGRTIAVLGGGLGQIYPPEHVGLADAIAADGAVISEYPPYAKPRGGMFPQRNRIIAALALATLVIEAPDRSGSLITARQAGELGRDVLALPGPVTSRASRGTNQLIRDGATLVQTVDDILESLGPMARSVSTEDGHEVRNPAELKLNEVERTVLESIDASSTLIDQVIARSGLPAHQVMATISVLEIRHLIRRQSGHYVCRI, encoded by the coding sequence ATGGACGGACCCGACACCACCTCGGCGGAGCATCGCGGGCTCGATGACGAAACGGTCAGCACGCTGCGACTGGCGATGCTGCCGGGAATCGGACCGCGAACGCTGACCGCACTGATCGACTGCTTCGGCTCGCCGGGGCGCGTGTTGGCCGCCGAAGCGAGCCGACTGGCGGCGGTCCCGGGGGTGGGCCCCAAGTTGATTCACACGATCCGCACCGCGTCGGACCATGTGGACACGGACTCGATCCTGCGGTGGTGCCAGACCCACGACTGCGATTTACTTTGCCAGGGTCGCGACGGTTACCCGCGGCCGCTGGAAGACCTGCACGACGCGCCACCGATTTTGTTTGCCCACGGAACGATGACCCGGGCAGACGAACTGGCCGTCGCGATCGTGGGCACCCGCCACGCCACGGCCTACGGCACCCGCCAAGCCGATCGCCTCGCCTATGGGCTCGCCAAAGCGGGGGTGACGGTGGTCAGCGGACTGGCCCGTGGGATCGATGCGGCGGCACACGAAGGGGCGTTGTCGGCGGGCGGCAGAACGATCGCGGTCCTGGGTGGGGGCCTGGGACAGATTTACCCGCCCGAGCACGTTGGTTTGGCTGACGCAATCGCCGCCGACGGTGCCGTGATCAGCGAATACCCGCCGTACGCCAAACCTCGCGGCGGCATGTTCCCCCAGCGGAATCGAATCATCGCCGCCCTGGCCCTGGCGACGCTGGTCATCGAGGCCCCCGATCGCAGCGGGTCGTTGATCACCGCGCGACAGGCCGGCGAATTAGGGCGGGACGTCTTGGCGCTGCCCGGCCCGGTCACCAGTCGCGCCTCCCGCGGGACCAACCAGCTGATCCGCGACGGCGCGACGCTGGTCCAAACCGTCGACGACATCCTGGAATCACTCGGCCCGATGGCTCGCAGCGTCAGCACCGAGGACGGGCATGAAGTGCGAAATCCGGCCGAATTGAAGCTCAACGAGGTGGAACGCACGGTGCTCGAATCGATCGACGCCTCCAGCACCCTGATCGACCAGGTGATCGCCCGCAGCGGATTGCCGGCCCACCAGGTGATGGCGACGATCAGCGTGCTGGAAATCCGCCATCTGATCCGCCGCCAAAGCGGACACTACGTCTGCCGGATTTAA